A genomic window from Arvicanthis niloticus isolate mArvNil1 chromosome 25, mArvNil1.pat.X, whole genome shotgun sequence includes:
- the LOC143438405 gene encoding protein BEX4-like — MASKVKQVILDLTVEKDKKDKKGEKTSKPSKEESHHLEEVENKKPGGNVRRKVRRLVPNFLWAIPNRHVDHNEGEEDVGRFVGQGTTEVKRKSKEQQMRPYRRFQTPEPDNHYDFCLIP, encoded by the coding sequence ATGGCGTCCAAAGTCAAACAAGTCATACTGGATCTCACTGTggagaaagacaaaaaagacaaaaaaggtgAGAAGACCTCCAAACCAAGTAAAGAAGAATCCCACCATCTGGAAGAGGTTGAAAACAAAAAGCCTGGGGGAAATGTCAGAAGGAAAGTCAGGCGACTTGTGCCTAACTTTCTATGGGCCATACCTAATAGACATGTTGATCACAATGAAGGGGAAGAGGATGTTGGGAGATTTGTAGGGCAGGGGACGACGGAAGtcaagagaaagagtaaggagcaGCAGATGAGGCCTTACAGGCGTTTCCAAACACCTGAACCTGACAATCATTACGACTTTTGCCTCATACCTTGA